In a genomic window of Glycine max cultivar Williams 82 chromosome 13, Glycine_max_v4.0, whole genome shotgun sequence:
- the LOC100787955 gene encoding uncharacterized protein, with protein MQMLIDKEMSKKKDSKHTLPNVVAKLMGLEALPRGEPHLSMERSHRRDYSQQMYGPVGLPFKHWQQEDRFMDREMLHEVHPSTEQVAYKDMYEIWQQSQRASHDRGKWSEDVDEKRMALIRQKFMEAKRLSTDERLHQSEQFKDALEVLSSNSDLLIRLLDSQNVSDLYSTSPNETKRITLIKPLKMVDNDKSARKEKTNNRPIKKPSSVDQANPGNSPDSQKVDESPVRTTRIVLLKPSPGRTPEQKAVVSPTTSLNLKSRNFHHGPEYDDVLESIRVANEITQQMHKGPRSYQKDKTLYSSVFSNGYSDDESSFNKSYHEYASANFSDFEATSMSPLPRLSWDYNYINGYGSPYSTMSLGRVPCSPESSVCREAKKRLSERWTMMTSDNKGHQEQRQARKSSTLGEMLSLTHKKKSVTSEVESINEDQEPGKSVSCSHSFNAEISIEGSPKNLPRSNSVPASSTVYENGLTVKVNDHKNTGKAQGSKEQKKPKSMRSSFKGKVATFLFSRSKKSTKEKPSSSQSKDASQSTSTVTATLVLPANSPGVLRGDVSQSINVDGFEECSLAALCESSGKNSTDSVSNGHEEDMITLEPGLTMPRPMVPEIHSSENPDQPSPISVLQPPFEDYNNNNASHESLNCMKSGDQGSQVPLKSNLIDKSPPIESIARTLSWDGSSAEVASSYALKPLMVSSLDSKVEDQEWLLLVHKLLSAAGLDDQHQHDSSYTRWHSLESPLDPSLRDALYANLNEKEPQPIMHERRRRKMRSNHKLVFDYVNAALLELVGYGSEKCLKRSKSHYRVQVQEGASAAASPLLVDHIVAQMKELIASGVRCEWENGGASTSLVVENVVRKEVVQIGWVELMELEIDILGKEIEGDLIQELVENAVVDLTGRASESLS; from the exons ATGCAGATGCTCATAGACAAAGAGATGTCCAAAAAAAAAGACTCCAAGCACACCCTACCAAATGTAGTAGCAAAACTAATGGGGCTTGAGGCCCTTCCAAGGGGAGAGCCTCATTTATCTATGGAAAGAAGCCACAGAAGAGACTATTCTCAACAAATGTATGGTCCTGTAGGCTTACCATTCAAGCATTGGCAACAGGAAGATAGGTTTATGGATAGGGAAATGCTTCATGAAGTTCATCCAAGCACAGAACAGGTTGCTTACAAAGATATGTATGAAATATGGCAGCAATCTCAGAGAGCAAGCCATGACAGAGGAAAGTGGAGTGAAGATGTTGATGAGAAAAGAATGGCTCTGATTCGACAGAAATTCATGGAAGCAAAACGTCTGTCAACCGATGAGAGActgcaccaatctgaacaatttAAAGATGCCTTGGAAGTTTTAAGCTCCAATAGTGATCTCTTGATCAGGTTATTGGATTCTCAAAATGTTTCTGATTTATACTCAACTTCACCTAATGAGACAAAGCGCATTACTCTTATTAAACCTTTGAAGATGGTTGACAACGACAAATCTGCCAGAAAGGAGAAAACGAATAATAGACCGATTAAGAAACCATCTAGTGTTGATCAAGCAAATCCTGGAAACTCTCCAGATAGTCAGAAAGTTGATGAATCTCCGGTCCGAACCACTCGAATAGTGTTACTAAAGCCAAGCCCAGGGAGGACACCTGAGCAAAAGGCTGTTGTTTCTCCAACAACTTCGCTGAATCTGAAAAGCAGAAATTTCCATCATGGACCTGAATATGATGATGTACTAGAATCCATTAGAGTGGCAAATGAGATCACACAGCAAATGCATAAAGGCCCGAGGAGCTATCAAAAGGATAAAACTCTGTATTCCTCAGTGTTTTCCAATGGCTATTCTGATGATGAGAGTTCATTCAACAAATCATATCATGAGTATGCATCTGCGAATTTCAGTGATTTTGAAGCTACGTCAATGTCACCATTGCCAAGGCTTTCGTGGGATTACAATTACATCAATGGCTATGGCAGCCCTTATTCTACAATGTCCTTGGGCCGTGTGCCATGCTCTCCCGAGTCATCGGTGTGCAGAGAGGCAAAGAAAAGACTTTCTGAAAGATGGACTATGATGACATCAGATAATAAGGGTCATCAAGAACAAAGGCAAGCAAGGAAAAGCTCTACCTTGGGTGAGATGCTTTCTCTTACCCACAAAAAGAAATCTGTAACATCTGAGGTTGAGAGTATCAATGAGGACCAAGAACCTGGCAAATCTGTTTCTTGTAGTCATTCTTTCAATGCAGAAATAAGCATTGAGGGTTCTCCTAAAAATCTCCCCAGGTCAAATTCTGTGCCTGCATCTTCTACTGTATATGAAAATGGCCTCACAGTTAAAGTAAATGATCATAAGAATACTGGCAAAGCACAAGGCTCCAAGGAGCAGAAAAAGCCTAAGAGTATGAGATCATCTTTTAAAGGGAAAGTTGCTACTTTCTTGTTCTCAAGGAgtaagaaatcaaccaaggaaAAACCAAGTTCATCTCAATCTAAAGATGCATCCCAATCTACTTCCACTGTCACTGCAACATTAGTTCTTCCAGCAAATTCACCTGGAGTCCTTAGGGGTGATGTGTCTCAAAGCATCAATGTGGATGGTTTTGAAGAGTGTTCTCTTGCAGCGCTATGTGAATCATCAGGGAAAAATTCAACAGATTCAGTCTCTAACGGACATGAAGAAGACATGATTACACTAGAG CCTGGATTGACTATGCCAAGGCCCATGGTGCCAGAGATTCATTCAAGCGAAAACCCAGATCAGCCAAGTCCAATCTCAGTGTTACAACCTCCATTTGaagattataataataataatgcatcACATGAGTCCTTGAACTGTATGAAGAGTGGTGACCAGG GGTCACAGGTGCCACTGAAGTCCAATTTAATTGACAAATCACCACCTATAGAATCAATAGCTAGGACCCTATCATGGGATGGTTCTAGTGCAGAAGTGGCAAGTTCCTATGCATTAAAACCCTTAATGGTTTCTTCCTTGGACTCCAAGGTAGAGGATCAAGAGTGGCTTCTCTTGGTCCACAAACTACTATCAGCAGCTGGACTTGATGATCAACACCAACATGACTCATCTTACACTAGATGGCATTCCCTTGAGAGCCCATTGGACCCATCACTGAGGGACGCATTATACGCCAATCTAAATGAGAAGGAGCCTCAGCCAATTATGCATGAGCGCAGAAGAAGGAAGATGAGATCAAACCACAAACTTGTGTTTGACTATGTCAATGCTGCACTATTGGAACTTGTTGGTTATGGGTCAGAAAAGTGCTTAAAGAGAAGTAAGAGCCACTACAGGGTCCAAGTCCAAGAGGGTGCATCAGCAGCAGCATCTCCCTTATTGGTGGACCACATTGTGGCCCAAATGAAGGAATTAATAGCAAGTGGGGTGAGGTGTGAGTGGGAAAATGGTGGGGCCAGCACCAGCCTGGTGGTAGAAAATGTTGTCAGAAAAGAGGTTGTGCAAATAGGGTGGGTTGAGCTTATGGAATTGGAGATTGATATTTTGGGGAAGGAGATTGAAGGGGACTTGATTCAAGAGCTTGTGGAGAATGCAGTGGTTGATTTGACAGGCAGGGCCTCTGAGTCCCTCTCTTGA